A genomic region of Xanthomonas campestris pv. phormiicola contains the following coding sequences:
- the tuf gene encoding elongation factor Tu, with amino-acid sequence MAKGKFERTKPHVNVGTIGHVDHGKTTLTAALTKIGAERFGGEFKAYDAIDAAPEEKARGITISTAHVEYESPNRHYAHVDCPGHADYVKNMITGAAQMDGAILVCSAADGPMPQTREHILLSRQVGVPHIVVFLNKADMVDDAELLELVEMEVRELLSKYDFPGDDTPIIHGSARLALEGDQSEIGVPSILKLVEALDSFIPEPQRDVDKPFLMPVEDVFSISGRGTVVTGRIERGVIKVGDEIEIVGIRATQKTTVTGVEMFRKLLDQGQAGDNAGLLLRGTKRDDVERGQVLCKPGSIKPHTEFEAEVYVLSKDEGGRHTPFFKGYRPQFYFRTTDITGACELPEGVEMVMPGDNVKMVVTLINPVAMDEGLRFAIREGGRTVGAGVVAKIIK; translated from the coding sequence ATGGCAAAGGGTAAGTTTGAGCGCACCAAGCCGCACGTCAACGTCGGCACCATCGGTCACGTCGACCACGGCAAGACCACGCTGACCGCGGCGCTGACCAAGATCGGCGCAGAGCGCTTCGGCGGCGAGTTCAAGGCGTACGACGCGATCGACGCGGCGCCGGAAGAGAAGGCGCGCGGCATCACGATCTCGACCGCGCACGTGGAATACGAATCCCCGAACCGTCACTACGCGCACGTCGATTGCCCGGGTCACGCGGACTACGTCAAGAACATGATCACCGGTGCGGCGCAGATGGATGGCGCGATCCTGGTGTGCTCGGCCGCCGATGGCCCGATGCCGCAGACCCGCGAGCACATCCTGCTGTCGCGCCAGGTCGGCGTGCCGCACATCGTGGTGTTCCTGAACAAGGCGGACATGGTCGACGACGCCGAGCTGCTCGAGCTGGTCGAGATGGAAGTGCGCGAGCTGCTGAGCAAGTACGACTTCCCGGGCGACGACACCCCGATCATCCACGGTTCGGCGCGTCTGGCGCTGGAAGGCGACCAGAGCGAGATCGGTGTGCCGTCGATCCTGAAGCTGGTGGAAGCGCTGGATTCGTTCATCCCGGAGCCGCAGCGCGACGTGGACAAGCCGTTCCTGATGCCGGTGGAAGACGTGTTCTCGATCTCGGGCCGCGGCACCGTGGTGACCGGCCGTATCGAGCGCGGCGTGATCAAGGTGGGCGACGAAATCGAAATCGTCGGCATCCGCGCCACGCAGAAGACCACGGTCACCGGCGTGGAAATGTTCCGCAAGCTGCTGGACCAGGGCCAGGCGGGCGACAACGCCGGTCTGCTGCTGCGCGGCACCAAGCGTGACGACGTGGAGCGCGGCCAGGTGCTGTGCAAGCCGGGTTCGATCAAGCCGCACACCGAGTTCGAGGCCGAGGTCTATGTGCTGTCGAAGGACGAGGGCGGCCGTCACACCCCGTTCTTCAAGGGCTACCGCCCGCAGTTCTACTTCCGCACCACCGACATCACCGGCGCCTGCGAGCTGCCGGAAGGCGTGGAGATGGTGATGCCGGGCGACAACGTGAAGATGGTGGTCACGCTGATCAACCCGGTGGCGATGGACGAAGGCCTGCGTTTCGCGATCCGCGAAGGCGGCCGTACCGTCGGCGCCGGCGTGGTGGCCAAGATCATCAAGTAA
- the rplD gene encoding 50S ribosomal protein L4 — MELVITGSNNKVSVSDAVFGRDFSEDLVHQVVVAYRNAGRAGTKAQKTRSEVNGTTKKSKKQKGGGARHGALTAPIFVGGGVTFAAKPRSFEQKVNRKMYRAAICAILSELNRQGRLMVVDAFDVEASKTKDLIEKLKGLEVGKRPLIVTEEASEHLYLSARNLPYVEVRDVQGLDPVSLVGADTVVITADAVKKVEEWLA; from the coding sequence ATGGAACTCGTTATCACGGGTAGCAACAACAAGGTCTCGGTCTCCGACGCCGTGTTCGGTCGCGATTTCAGCGAGGATCTGGTTCACCAGGTCGTCGTCGCCTATCGCAACGCCGGCCGCGCCGGCACCAAGGCGCAGAAGACGCGTTCGGAAGTCAACGGCACCACCAAGAAGTCGAAGAAGCAGAAGGGCGGTGGCGCACGCCACGGCGCGCTGACCGCTCCGATCTTCGTCGGCGGCGGCGTGACCTTCGCGGCCAAGCCGCGCAGCTTCGAGCAGAAGGTGAACCGCAAGATGTATCGCGCCGCGATCTGCGCGATCCTTTCGGAGCTCAACCGCCAGGGTCGCCTGATGGTCGTCGACGCGTTCGACGTCGAGGCCAGCAAGACCAAGGATCTGATCGAGAAGCTGAAGGGTCTGGAAGTGGGCAAGCGCCCGCTGATCGTGACCGAAGAGGCGTCCGAGCATCTGTACCTGTCGGCGCGCAACCTTCCCTACGTGGAAGTGCGTGACGTGCAGGGCCTGGATCCGGTGTCGCTGGTCGGGGCCGATACGGTCGTGATCACCGCCGATGCGGTCAAGAAGGTCGAGGAGTGGCTGGCATGA
- the rplB gene encoding 50S ribosomal protein L2 produces the protein MPLMKFKPTSPGRRSAVRVVTPDLHKGAPHAALLEPQSKSGGRNHHGRITTRHVGGGHKQHYRLIDFKRNKEGIPARVERIEYDPNRTAHIALLCYADGERRYIIAPKGLKAGDQVIAGSDAPIKTGNTLPLRNIPVGTTVHGIELKPGKGAQIARAAGAAVQLVAREGIYATLRLRSGEMRKVPVECRATIGEVGNDEHNLEKLGKAGAKRWRGVRPTVRGAAMNPVDHPHGGGEAKAGQGNPHPVTPWGVPTKGYKTRHNKRTEQFIVRDRRG, from the coding sequence ATGCCATTGATGAAATTCAAACCCACTTCTCCCGGCCGTCGTTCGGCCGTGCGCGTGGTCACGCCCGATCTGCACAAGGGCGCGCCGCATGCCGCGCTGCTGGAGCCGCAGAGCAAGTCCGGTGGTCGTAACCACCATGGCCGCATCACCACCCGTCACGTCGGCGGTGGCCACAAGCAGCACTACCGCCTGATCGACTTCAAGCGCAACAAGGAAGGCATTCCGGCGCGCGTGGAGCGGATCGAATACGATCCGAACCGCACCGCCCATATCGCCCTGCTGTGCTACGCCGACGGCGAGCGCCGCTACATCATCGCGCCGAAGGGCCTGAAGGCCGGCGACCAGGTGATCGCCGGTTCGGATGCGCCGATCAAGACCGGCAACACCCTGCCGCTGCGCAACATCCCGGTCGGTACGACGGTGCACGGCATCGAGCTGAAGCCGGGCAAAGGCGCGCAGATCGCGCGCGCTGCCGGCGCCGCGGTGCAGCTGGTCGCGCGTGAAGGCATCTACGCCACCCTGCGTCTTCGCTCCGGCGAAATGCGCAAGGTGCCGGTCGAGTGCCGCGCCACCATCGGCGAAGTCGGCAACGACGAGCACAACCTCGAGAAGCTGGGCAAGGCGGGCGCCAAGCGCTGGCGCGGGGTGCGTCCGACCGTTCGCGGTGCGGCCATGAACCCCGTCGATCACCCGCACGGTGGTGGTGAGGCGAAGGCCGGTCAGGGTAATCCGCATCCGGTCACCCCGTGGGGCGTGCCGACCAAGGGTTACAAGACGCGCCATAACAAGCGCACCGAACAATTCATCGTCCGCGATCGTAGGGGCTAA
- the rplC gene encoding 50S ribosomal protein L3 translates to MTKKYSLGFVGRKAGMSRVFTEDGRSIPVTLIEATPNRITQLKTVESDGYSAVQITVGARRAALVNKPASGHYAKAKVEAGRGLWEFRVADAQLGDYAIGGEIKADIFEVGQKVDVQGVTKGKGFQGTIKRYNFRMGDATHGNSLSHRAPGSLGQRQTPGRVFPGKKMSGHMGAVQQSTQNLEVVKVDVERGLIAIRGAVPGAAGGDVIVRPASKA, encoded by the coding sequence ATGACGAAGAAATATTCGTTGGGCTTCGTGGGCCGCAAGGCCGGCATGAGCCGCGTCTTCACCGAAGACGGCCGCTCCATCCCGGTCACCCTGATCGAAGCGACCCCGAACCGCATCACCCAGCTCAAGACCGTCGAAAGCGATGGCTACAGCGCCGTTCAGATCACCGTGGGCGCCCGTCGCGCCGCGCTGGTCAACAAGCCTGCCTCCGGCCACTACGCCAAGGCGAAGGTCGAAGCCGGTCGTGGCCTGTGGGAGTTCCGCGTTGCAGACGCGCAGCTGGGCGATTACGCCATCGGCGGCGAGATCAAGGCGGACATCTTCGAGGTCGGCCAGAAGGTCGACGTCCAGGGCGTCACCAAGGGCAAGGGTTTCCAGGGCACCATCAAGCGGTACAACTTCCGCATGGGCGATGCCACCCACGGTAACTCGTTGTCGCATCGCGCGCCGGGTTCGCTGGGTCAGCGCCAGACCCCGGGTCGCGTTTTCCCGGGCAAGAAGATGTCCGGCCACATGGGCGCGGTGCAGCAGAGCACGCAGAATCTGGAAGTGGTCAAGGTCGACGTCGAGCGTGGCCTCATCGCCATTCGCGGCGCTGTGCCTGGCGCTGCCGGTGGCGACGTGATCGTGCGTCCGGCTAGCAAGGCATAA
- the rpsJ gene encoding 30S ribosomal protein S10, giving the protein MAEQKTGQKADQKIRIRLKAFDHRLIDRSASEIVETAKRTGAQVRGPIPLPTKIERYTILVSPHVDKDARDQYETRTHKRVLDIIGPNDKTVDALMKLELAAGVDVQIKLT; this is encoded by the coding sequence ATGGCGGAGCAAAAGACCGGTCAGAAAGCGGATCAGAAGATCCGGATCCGGCTGAAGGCGTTCGATCATCGTCTGATCGACCGTTCGGCCAGCGAGATCGTTGAGACGGCCAAGCGGACCGGCGCGCAAGTGCGCGGCCCGATCCCGCTGCCGACCAAGATCGAACGCTACACCATTCTCGTTTCTCCGCACGTCGACAAGGACGCGCGCGACCAGTACGAGACCCGCACGCACAAGCGCGTGCTCGACATCATCGGCCCTAACGACAAGACCGTGGACGCGCTGATGAAGCTCGAGCTCGCGGCGGGCGTCGATGTCCAGATCAAGTTGACCTGA
- the rpsG gene encoding 30S ribosomal protein S7 — translation MSRKGSTPQRTVLPDPKHGSETIARFINMVMLSGKKSVAEKIVYGAMDVIGEKNPNAVELVQKALDNVAPAVEVKSRRVGGATYQVPVEVRSSRRMALAMRWLIDSARKRGENSMPRKLAAELVDASENRGGAIKKREETHRMAEANKAFAHYRW, via the coding sequence ATGTCTCGTAAAGGTTCTACTCCGCAGCGCACCGTCCTGCCGGATCCCAAGCACGGCAGCGAAACCATCGCCCGGTTCATCAACATGGTGATGCTCAGCGGCAAGAAGTCGGTCGCCGAAAAGATCGTCTATGGCGCAATGGACGTCATCGGCGAGAAAAACCCGAATGCGGTCGAGCTGGTGCAGAAGGCGCTGGACAACGTTGCTCCGGCGGTCGAAGTCAAGTCGCGTCGCGTCGGCGGTGCCACGTACCAGGTGCCGGTCGAGGTGCGTTCCTCCCGTCGCATGGCGCTGGCCATGCGCTGGCTGATCGACTCGGCGCGCAAGCGCGGCGAGAACTCGATGCCGCGCAAGCTCGCGGCCGAGCTGGTCGACGCCTCGGAAAACCGTGGTGGCGCCATCAAGAAGCGTGAAGAAACCCACCGCATGGCGGAAGCGAACAAGGCGTTCGCGCATTACCGCTGGTGA
- the rplW gene encoding 50S ribosomal protein L23: MSSNEKIFSVLRAPRVSEKTARLQELSNQYVFEISSEATKADVKAAVEQLFDVKVESVNVLNVKGKNKSFRSRSGRRGDWRKAYVRLAEGQSIDVTAKA, from the coding sequence ATGAGCAGCAACGAAAAAATCTTCAGCGTGCTGCGTGCCCCGCGTGTCTCCGAAAAGACCGCGCGCCTGCAGGAACTCTCCAATCAGTACGTCTTCGAGATCTCGAGCGAAGCCACCAAGGCCGATGTCAAGGCCGCGGTCGAGCAGCTGTTCGACGTCAAGGTCGAGTCGGTCAACGTGTTGAACGTCAAGGGCAAGAACAAGTCCTTCCGTTCGCGCAGCGGTCGTCGCGGCGATTGGCGCAAGGCGTACGTGCGTCTGGCCGAAGGCCAGTCCATCGACGTAACGGCCAAGGCCTGA
- the fusA gene encoding elongation factor G, with protein sequence MARNTPIERYRNFGIMAHIDAGKTTTSERILFYTGVSHKIGEVHDGAATMDWMEQEQERGITITSAATTAFWSGMDKSLPQHRFNIIDTPGHVDFTIEVERSLRVLDGAVFVLCAVGGVQPQSETVWRQANKYAVPRLAFVNKMDRTGANFDKVVEQLKSRLGAYPVPMQVPIGAEDGFEGVVDLIKMKAVHWDTASQGTVFEYREIPAHLADKAVEARAFMVEAAAEANEELMDKYLNEGELSEEEIVSGLRERTLKVEVVPVYCGTAFKNKGVQAMLDGVIQLLPSPSDRPPVKGIDEDDKEDSRPATDTAPFSALAFKIMTDPFVGSLTFFRVYSGTLNSGDQVYNPVKSKKERVGRILQMHSNNREEIKEVRAGDIAAAVGLKDVTTGDTLCAQDHIIILERMVFPEPVISMAVEPKTKSDQEKMGIALSRLAQEDPSFRVNTDEESGQTIIRGMGELHLEIMVDRMKREFNVEANVGKPQVAYRETIRKAVKQEGKFVRQSGGKGQYGHVVLEIEPQERGLGYTFENAIVGGVVPKEYIPAVDKGIQEAVANGVMAGYPIVDIKVRLIDGSYHDVDSSEMAFKIAGSMGFKEGFNKASPVLLEPIMKVEVVTPEDYLGDVMGDVSRRRGILQGQDDSPSGKVINAMVPLGEMFGYATTLRSMSQGRATFSMEFDHYAEAPANIAESVIKKS encoded by the coding sequence GTGGCCCGCAACACTCCCATCGAGCGTTACCGCAACTTCGGCATCATGGCCCACATCGATGCCGGCAAGACCACCACCTCCGAACGCATCCTGTTCTACACCGGCGTCAGCCACAAGATCGGCGAGGTGCATGACGGTGCCGCGACGATGGACTGGATGGAGCAGGAGCAGGAGCGTGGCATCACCATCACCTCCGCCGCGACCACCGCGTTCTGGAGCGGCATGGACAAGTCGCTGCCGCAGCACCGCTTCAACATCATCGACACCCCCGGGCACGTCGACTTCACCATCGAAGTCGAGCGTTCGCTGCGCGTGCTCGACGGCGCGGTGTTCGTGCTGTGCGCGGTCGGCGGCGTGCAGCCGCAGTCGGAGACCGTGTGGCGCCAGGCCAACAAGTACGCGGTGCCGCGTCTTGCCTTCGTCAACAAGATGGACCGCACCGGCGCCAACTTCGACAAGGTGGTCGAGCAGCTGAAGTCGCGCCTGGGCGCCTACCCGGTGCCGATGCAGGTGCCGATCGGCGCCGAGGACGGCTTCGAAGGCGTGGTCGACCTGATCAAGATGAAGGCGGTCCATTGGGACACCGCCTCGCAGGGCACCGTGTTCGAGTACCGCGAGATCCCCGCGCACCTGGCCGACAAGGCCGTCGAGGCGCGCGCGTTCATGGTCGAGGCCGCGGCCGAAGCCAACGAAGAGCTGATGGACAAGTACCTCAACGAGGGCGAGCTGTCCGAAGAGGAAATCGTCAGCGGCCTGCGCGAGCGCACCCTGAAGGTGGAAGTGGTGCCGGTGTACTGCGGTACCGCGTTCAAGAACAAGGGCGTGCAGGCGATGCTCGACGGCGTGATCCAGCTGCTGCCGTCGCCCAGCGACCGTCCGCCGGTCAAGGGCATCGACGAGGACGACAAGGAAGACAGCCGTCCGGCCACCGACACCGCGCCGTTCTCGGCGCTGGCGTTCAAGATCATGACCGACCCGTTCGTGGGCTCGCTGACCTTCTTCCGCGTCTACTCCGGCACGTTGAACTCCGGCGACCAGGTGTACAACCCGGTCAAGTCGAAGAAGGAGCGCGTGGGCCGCATCCTGCAGATGCACTCCAACAATCGCGAAGAGATCAAGGAAGTGCGCGCGGGCGACATCGCCGCGGCGGTGGGCCTGAAGGACGTCACCACCGGCGACACGCTGTGCGCGCAGGACCACATCATCATCCTGGAGCGCATGGTGTTCCCGGAGCCGGTGATCTCGATGGCGGTGGAGCCGAAGACCAAGTCGGACCAGGAAAAGATGGGTATCGCGCTGAGCCGCCTGGCCCAGGAAGATCCCTCGTTCCGCGTCAACACCGACGAAGAATCCGGCCAGACCATCATCCGCGGCATGGGCGAGTTGCACCTGGAAATCATGGTCGACCGCATGAAGCGCGAGTTCAACGTCGAAGCCAACGTCGGCAAGCCGCAGGTGGCCTACCGCGAGACCATCCGCAAGGCGGTCAAGCAGGAAGGCAAGTTCGTGCGCCAGTCCGGCGGCAAGGGCCAGTACGGTCATGTCGTGCTCGAGATCGAGCCGCAGGAGCGTGGCCTGGGCTACACCTTCGAGAACGCGATCGTCGGCGGCGTGGTGCCGAAGGAATACATCCCGGCGGTGGACAAGGGCATCCAGGAAGCGGTGGCCAACGGCGTGATGGCCGGCTACCCGATCGTGGACATCAAGGTGCGCCTGATCGACGGCTCCTACCATGACGTCGACTCCTCGGAAATGGCGTTCAAGATCGCCGGCTCGATGGGCTTCAAGGAAGGCTTCAACAAGGCCAGCCCGGTCCTGCTGGAGCCGATCATGAAGGTCGAAGTGGTGACCCCGGAAGACTATCTGGGCGACGTGATGGGCGACGTCAGCCGTCGTCGCGGCATCCTGCAGGGCCAGGACGACAGTCCGTCCGGCAAGGTGATCAACGCGATGGTGCCGCTGGGCGAAATGTTCGGCTACGCCACCACGCTGCGCTCCATGTCGCAGGGTCGCGCCACGTTCTCGATGGAATTCGACCATTACGCCGAAGCGCCGGCCAACATCGCCGAATCGGTCATCAAGAAAAGCTGA
- the rpsL gene encoding 30S ribosomal protein S12, which yields MATINQLVRKPRQATTYKSASPALDKCPQRRGVCTRVYTTTPKKPNSALRKVAKVRLTNQEEVISYIGGEGHNLQEHSVVLIRGGRVKDLPGVRYHTVRGSLDAAGVAKRRQGRSKYGAKRPKS from the coding sequence ATGGCGACGATCAACCAGCTGGTCCGCAAGCCGCGGCAGGCGACCACCTACAAGAGTGCCTCCCCGGCGCTTGACAAGTGCCCGCAGCGCCGTGGCGTCTGCACGCGCGTGTACACCACCACCCCGAAGAAGCCGAACTCGGCCCTGCGTAAGGTCGCCAAGGTGCGCCTGACGAACCAGGAAGAGGTCATCAGCTACATCGGCGGCGAAGGCCACAACCTGCAGGAGCACTCCGTGGTCCTGATCCGCGGCGGTCGCGTCAAGGATCTGCCGGGCGTGCGCTACCACACCGTGCGCGGTTCGCTCGATGCCGCCGGCGTCGCCAAGCGTCGCCAGGGTCGTTCCAAGTACGGCGCCAAGCGTCCGAAGAGCTAA